One region of Kytococcus sedentarius DSM 20547 genomic DNA includes:
- a CDS encoding DUF368 domain-containing protein, with translation MTSQIAQDAAHEAPSPGAPTGRQTPLGILLNLVRGVLIGMAELVPGVSGGTVALVTGVYDELLDSAAHVLSALKRLVQGPDRWNGFVGQLRQSSWGLLVPVMAGMLAAVLLAAGAMADLVVDHPEHARGLFLGLVVASIAVPLLMARDSRRDDEAAGRPTLSPVAAVLVVVVAAVISFLLVSMAGGETRMQPNLLVVFLAAAVAICALVVPGVSGSFFLLAIGLYAPTMAAIDERDLTYIAVFGLGAMVGLASFVRVIRYFLLRHRRVTLLAMSGLMIGSLRALWPWQEVVGEHETGALTSPADPVTGPVLLAFLGAVVVTALVVFERRFGTPTPGA, from the coding sequence ATGACCAGCCAGATCGCGCAGGACGCCGCCCACGAGGCCCCGTCCCCCGGAGCACCCACCGGTCGGCAGACGCCGCTCGGCATCCTGCTCAACCTCGTCCGCGGGGTCCTCATCGGCATGGCCGAGCTCGTCCCGGGGGTCTCCGGCGGCACCGTCGCCCTGGTCACCGGGGTCTACGACGAGCTGCTCGACTCCGCCGCCCACGTCCTGTCCGCCCTCAAGCGGCTGGTCCAGGGGCCCGACCGGTGGAATGGTTTCGTCGGTCAGCTGCGCCAGAGCTCGTGGGGCCTTCTGGTGCCGGTCATGGCCGGCATGCTCGCGGCCGTCCTGCTGGCTGCCGGGGCCATGGCCGATCTCGTGGTCGACCACCCCGAGCACGCCCGCGGCCTCTTCCTGGGGCTCGTGGTGGCCTCCATCGCGGTCCCGCTCCTCATGGCCCGTGACAGCCGTCGCGACGACGAGGCCGCCGGGCGTCCCACGCTCTCCCCGGTCGCCGCCGTGCTCGTCGTGGTCGTGGCCGCCGTCATCAGCTTCCTGCTGGTCAGCATGGCCGGCGGGGAGACCCGGATGCAGCCGAACCTCCTCGTGGTCTTCCTCGCTGCGGCGGTCGCCATCTGCGCGCTCGTCGTGCCGGGGGTCTCCGGCTCCTTCTTCCTGCTGGCCATCGGCCTCTACGCCCCCACCATGGCCGCCATCGACGAGCGCGATCTCACCTACATCGCCGTCTTCGGCCTCGGGGCGATGGTCGGGCTGGCCTCCTTCGTGCGTGTCATCCGCTACTTCCTGCTGCGCCACCGCCGGGTCACCCTGCTGGCCATGAGCGGGCTGATGATCGGCTCCCTGCGGGCGCTGTGGCCCTGGCAGGAGGTCGTCGGGGAGCACGAGACCGGTGCCCTGACATCCCCGGCTGACCCGGTGACCGGGCCGGTCCTGCTGGCCTTCCTCGGCGCCGTGGTGGTCACGGCTCTGGTGGTGTTCGAGCGACGCTTTGGTACCCCGACCCCCGGGGCCTGA
- a CDS encoding YchJ family protein: MNAVPCPCGSPDFSTCCGPHLAAETLPPTAEALMRSRYSAFARGDSEHLWRTWHPRTRPASVDLGDAEWTGLEVHEVVGGRPGQTEGVVEFTARSRQPDGSCEALRERSRFAVRAGRWFYVDGEQR; this comes from the coding sequence ATGAACGCTGTCCCCTGCCCCTGCGGCTCGCCGGACTTCTCGACCTGCTGCGGTCCCCACCTGGCCGCAGAGACGCTGCCACCCACCGCGGAGGCACTCATGCGCTCGCGCTACTCCGCCTTCGCCCGCGGGGACTCCGAGCACCTGTGGCGCACCTGGCACCCCCGTACCCGTCCGGCCTCGGTGGATCTCGGCGACGCCGAGTGGACCGGGCTGGAGGTGCACGAGGTGGTGGGCGGCCGGCCCGGGCAGACCGAGGGCGTGGTGGAGTTCACGGCCCGCTCCCGGCAACCCGACGGGTCGTGCGAGGCGTTGCGCGAGCGCTCCCGCTTCGCAGTGCGGGCCGGGCGCTGGTTCTACGTGGACGGCGAGCAGCGCTGA
- a CDS encoding Crp/Fnr family transcriptional regulator — protein sequence MPQDLCVTQVPIFAGLDPEAQQQVASCAHPEMVEAGHDFYRQGEEVGQLFVLHEGTVKLTHGRADGTQRIVRTVAPGQVVGEHPLLAGGPADHTATAIEPVVACVFQHDQLAGLMGEHPRITRDLLGAMSRRLADAEQRIARLTSTDMAARLADYLLDLPAAVQGRDVRVSLPMRKREVASYLGVTPESFSRALARLEKRGLVEVSGAEIALLDLDGLTELAG from the coding sequence ATGCCTCAGGACCTCTGCGTGACCCAGGTGCCGATCTTCGCCGGCCTCGACCCGGAGGCCCAGCAACAGGTGGCCTCCTGCGCGCACCCCGAGATGGTGGAGGCCGGGCACGACTTCTACCGGCAGGGCGAGGAGGTCGGTCAGCTGTTCGTGCTGCACGAGGGAACGGTGAAGCTGACCCACGGCCGGGCCGACGGCACCCAGCGGATCGTCCGCACGGTGGCCCCCGGGCAGGTGGTGGGGGAGCACCCCTTGCTGGCCGGTGGGCCCGCCGACCACACGGCCACCGCGATCGAACCGGTCGTGGCCTGCGTGTTCCAGCACGACCAGCTCGCGGGGCTGATGGGGGAGCACCCGCGCATCACGCGCGACCTGCTCGGGGCCATGAGTCGGCGGCTGGCCGACGCCGAGCAGCGCATCGCCCGCCTGACCAGCACCGACATGGCAGCCCGCCTGGCCGACTACCTGCTGGACCTGCCGGCCGCCGTGCAGGGACGGGACGTCCGGGTGAGCCTGCCCATGCGCAAGCGGGAGGTGGCCTCCTACCTGGGTGTCACGCCCGAGTCGTTCAGCCGTGCCCTGGCACGGCTGGAGAAGCGGGGCCTGGTCGAGGTCTCCGGTGCCGAGATCGCCCTGCTCGATCTGGACGGGTTGACCGAGCTGGCAGGCTGA
- a CDS encoding heavy-metal-associated domain-containing protein, translating to MTNTALQHTTLRAQGFSCPSCVSKIEKQVQRLPGVEKVEVKFASSRVEVDHAESVTPEDLVAAVRKAGYESSPSVF from the coding sequence ATGACGAACACCGCTCTGCAGCACACCACCCTTCGCGCACAGGGGTTCTCCTGCCCCTCCTGCGTCAGCAAGATCGAGAAGCAGGTCCAGCGCCTTCCCGGCGTGGAGAAGGTCGAGGTGAAGTTCGCGAGCTCCCGGGTCGAGGTCGACCACGCGGAGTCCGTGACCCCCGAGGATCTCGTGGCAGCCGTCCGCAAGGCCGGGTACGAGTCCTCCCCCTCCGTCTTCTGA
- a CDS encoding heavy metal translocating P-type ATPase — protein MTRPPLWRRLEGSPWTIPALAALLVVVSWTLGWSGRDGAADLVMLAAAVVAGHRIALSAVRALLNRVVGIDLLVTVAAVGAVLVDNYWEAAAVTTLFAIGGALEAMTLARTRSALSELVDSAPDMAMVVREGVETEVPAHEVRPDEVVIIKAGGIVPVDGEVFGGRAAVNEASITGESIPVEKTEGDPVYAGTVLTGGHVRARAVSIGAETTLARIIRRVEDAQDAKARTQTFMERFSRWYTPGIVLMALVTGLVTRNVELALTLLVIGCPGALVISIPVALVAGIGRGARSGVLIKGGEHLERAATVDAVALDKTGTLTAGAPELTDVVPVTPGVDREEVLRAAALAEVGSEHPLAEPIVRRARQEGLLVGSPEGDFRPVVGHGIVARVEGRTIAVGKPELGEQAFPGTDATALRELVDELGSRGRTAMAVVRDGEPLGVVAVADTLRPESADVVEQLHRSGVKRVLMLTGDRESVARAVAAEVGDLEVHAGLLPEDKLAIIEQLRAEGHRVAMVGDGVNDAPALASADIGIAMGAAGSGLAVETADVALMADRIDRVGDALGLARSTVRVMHQNIVIALVTVALLLAGVFAGGVTMSLGMLVHEASVLVVIVNAMRLLHHEPWGHR, from the coding sequence ATGACCCGGCCGCCCCTCTGGCGGCGCCTCGAGGGCTCCCCCTGGACCATCCCCGCCCTGGCCGCGCTGCTCGTGGTCGTCTCGTGGACGCTGGGCTGGTCCGGGCGGGACGGCGCGGCCGACCTGGTCATGCTGGCGGCCGCGGTGGTGGCGGGTCACCGCATCGCTCTCAGCGCCGTGCGCGCGCTGCTCAACCGGGTGGTCGGGATCGACCTGCTGGTCACGGTCGCCGCCGTCGGTGCCGTCCTGGTCGACAACTACTGGGAGGCCGCGGCGGTGACCACGCTGTTCGCGATCGGCGGGGCGCTGGAGGCCATGACCCTGGCCCGCACCCGATCGGCCCTCTCCGAGCTGGTGGACTCCGCCCCGGACATGGCCATGGTGGTGCGTGAGGGTGTCGAGACCGAGGTCCCGGCCCACGAGGTCCGCCCGGACGAGGTGGTGATCATCAAGGCCGGTGGCATCGTGCCCGTCGACGGCGAGGTCTTCGGCGGCCGGGCCGCGGTGAACGAGGCCAGCATCACCGGCGAGTCGATCCCGGTGGAGAAGACCGAGGGCGACCCCGTCTACGCCGGCACCGTCCTGACCGGGGGCCACGTCCGGGCCCGGGCCGTCTCCATCGGCGCCGAGACCACTCTGGCCCGGATCATCCGCCGGGTCGAGGACGCGCAGGACGCCAAGGCCCGCACGCAGACCTTCATGGAGCGCTTCTCCCGCTGGTACACCCCGGGCATCGTCCTGATGGCCCTGGTGACCGGTCTGGTCACCAGGAACGTGGAGCTGGCCCTGACCCTGCTGGTCATCGGCTGCCCCGGCGCGCTGGTGATCTCCATCCCCGTCGCCCTCGTGGCCGGGATCGGTCGCGGCGCACGGTCCGGGGTGCTCATCAAGGGTGGTGAGCACCTGGAACGGGCCGCCACCGTCGACGCGGTCGCACTGGACAAGACCGGCACCCTCACTGCCGGGGCGCCGGAGCTCACCGACGTCGTCCCCGTGACCCCGGGGGTCGACCGTGAGGAGGTGCTCCGTGCCGCCGCTCTGGCCGAGGTGGGCAGCGAGCACCCCCTGGCCGAGCCGATCGTCCGCCGAGCCCGCCAGGAGGGCCTGCTCGTGGGGAGCCCCGAGGGTGACTTCCGCCCCGTGGTGGGGCACGGCATCGTCGCCAGGGTCGAGGGGCGGACCATCGCGGTGGGCAAGCCCGAGCTGGGTGAGCAGGCATTCCCCGGCACCGACGCCACGGCCCTGCGGGAGCTCGTGGACGAGCTCGGGAGCCGGGGGCGCACGGCCATGGCCGTGGTCCGCGACGGAGAGCCGCTGGGCGTGGTGGCCGTCGCCGACACCCTGCGCCCCGAGTCCGCCGACGTGGTGGAACAGCTCCACCGCAGCGGTGTGAAGCGCGTGCTGATGCTCACCGGTGACCGCGAGTCGGTGGCCAGGGCCGTGGCCGCCGAGGTGGGTGACCTCGAGGTCCACGCCGGCCTCCTGCCGGAGGACAAGCTCGCCATCATCGAGCAGCTCCGGGCCGAGGGGCACCGGGTGGCCATGGTGGGAGACGGGGTGAACGACGCCCCGGCCCTGGCGAGCGCCGACATCGGCATCGCGATGGGTGCAGCGGGCAGCGGCCTCGCGGTGGAGACCGCGGACGTGGCCCTGATGGCCGACCGCATCGACCGGGTCGGCGACGCCCTGGGCCTGGCCCGCTCCACGGTGCGCGTGATGCACCAGAACATCGTGATCGCCCTGGTGACGGTGGCCCTGCTGCTGGCCGGTGTCTTCGCCGGCGGTGTGACCATGAGTCTGGGCATGCTGGTGCACGAGGCCTCGGTGCTGGTGGTCATCGTGAACGCGATGCGCCTGCTGCATCACGAGCCGTGGGGTCACCGCTAA